One region of Bacillota bacterium genomic DNA includes:
- a CDS encoding glycosyltransferase has product MSDGLKYQMKALLVAYYFPPFGSPQSIRWIHLVKQLAASGWVFDVLTIQALPNRPDYDPELLSLINKEAVTFYRTYPGPIAVNKRYNSSPPNQQKVSSSLARLKWRPLIKRVYRAMVRPLLIPDDEVEWTPWAVRTGRDLLAKNHYDVVISSAPPMSTHLATLLMLKGKNTPWVADYGDPWVFNPMQKVPGWRITLDRQLETMVLRRISKMIVTTEACRQTYLQHYRWLVPEKVKVIPQGAGVSPAELNLPANNCPPDRMYLVHTGSFYEEGRDATPLLEAMALLKDLPIELILVGNLSDYYQKLIFSLGLSQQIICTGYVNHQKALGYQQKADLLIYFSNISPYQIPGKLFEYLSARRPILGITYHETDDGSELIKNYRRGIVVGRQPQRIAEEIRRLFQLWQTGDLSGHFNLEPVTDFHWDKLAERLHTVLLDAIRDFQAAPQRQISL; this is encoded by the coding sequence ATGAGCGATGGCCTTAAATATCAAATGAAGGCTTTGCTGGTAGCTTACTATTTTCCACCCTTCGGCTCTCCCCAGTCGATCCGGTGGATCCATTTAGTTAAGCAGTTAGCTGCCAGCGGATGGGTATTTGATGTGCTAACGATCCAAGCACTGCCCAATCGGCCTGACTATGATCCGGAATTGTTATCTTTAATTAATAAAGAAGCGGTAACTTTTTACCGGACATATCCGGGCCCGATTGCTGTGAATAAAAGGTATAACTCCTCTCCCCCTAACCAACAAAAGGTCTCTTCTTCTCTTGCTCGTTTAAAATGGAGACCGCTGATCAAGCGCGTCTACCGAGCAATGGTCCGTCCACTGCTCATTCCTGATGACGAAGTTGAGTGGACCCCATGGGCCGTGAGGACGGGCCGAGACCTGCTGGCAAAAAATCACTATGATGTTGTCATCTCCTCCGCTCCGCCGATGAGCACTCATCTGGCAACATTACTGATGCTAAAAGGAAAGAACACACCCTGGGTTGCCGATTATGGAGATCCCTGGGTGTTTAACCCCATGCAAAAAGTGCCCGGTTGGCGAATTACCTTGGACCGGCAGCTGGAGACTATGGTGTTACGTCGCATCTCCAAAATGATCGTAACTACAGAAGCGTGCCGTCAGACCTATTTACAGCACTACCGGTGGCTGGTACCAGAAAAAGTAAAAGTTATCCCTCAAGGGGCCGGGGTCAGCCCGGCCGAGCTAAATCTTCCAGCCAACAACTGTCCACCGGACCGCATGTACCTGGTACACACGGGCAGCTTCTACGAAGAAGGTCGGGATGCTACTCCTCTATTAGAAGCCATGGCTCTATTAAAGGATTTGCCGATTGAGCTGATTCTGGTCGGGAATCTTTCTGACTACTATCAAAAATTAATCTTCAGTTTGGGCCTGAGCCAGCAGATCATCTGTACCGGCTACGTTAATCACCAGAAGGCCCTCGGTTATCAGCAGAAAGCTGATTTATTGATTTATTTCAGCAATATATCCCCCTACCAGATCCCCGGCAAACTCTTTGAATACCTGAGTGCACGCAGACCGATCCTGGGGATAACGTATCACGAGACCGACGATGGTTCTGAACTGATAAAGAACTATCGGCGGGGAATCGTGGTTGGTCGACAACCCCAAAGGATCGCCGAAGAAATTCGACGGTTGTTCCAGCTCTGGCAGACTGGCGACCTTTCAGGCCACTTCAACCTGGAACCAGTCACCGACTTCCACTGGGACAAACTCGCGGAACGATTGCATACCGTGTTATTAGATGCCATAAGAGATT